Genomic window (Bacteroidota bacterium):
CTATTGATTCATTGGATTCTTTACTTTCAAGCTTTTCCTCTGTTTGTTTCTTTAAAATTTCAATATAAACAAATTTGTCGCAAGCTACAATGAATGGGTTGGGAGTCTTTTTTTCTCCTATCCCTATAACTTGCATACCAGCTTCTTTTAGTCTTGTGGCTAATCGGGTAAAATCACTATCGCTGGAAACAAGACAGAAACCATTAACCTTGCCACTATAAAGAATATCCATTGCGTCAATTATCATTGCTGAGTCTGTGGCATTCTTACCAGTAGTGTACCCGTATTGTTGAATAGGTGTTATTGCATTTTCTAAAAGAAGATTCTTCCATTTGGTTAGGCCTGGTCTAGTCCAATCACCATATATCCTCTTGATGGTTGGATTGCCATATTTGGCTATTTCTTCCATCATTTCTTTTACGTTAGCCGATGGTATGTTATCTCCATCTATTAGGACGGCTATATTAAAATTTTTCATTCAGGTATTAATTAGTCAATTGCATTATATTTTTTGTGTGTGCCAAGCATAATCGTATGCTGTACAACCACATTTATGCTCAATAAAAATTTCAAAAGTACAAATTGTTTTTGGAAAATAGAAATTCAGAACAAGTGATACAAAACGGATTTAGCCATTTTGTTAGTCAATTTTCAATCAGCAATCCGTAGAAGTTCCAAATCCTGATAATCGAAACTGAAGTCGATGTTTGGAGAAATTCCTTCCATCTTAATCATTGTTGCTTTTCCTTCTTTATCTAAACTGAAAGTTGCAAAAGCATCGCTGGTCATATCTTTATACTCCATTTTTATTGCGAAAGTAGTGGCTTTGTAGAAAAACATTTCGCCGCTAAGTTTTGGAGAACGAAGCGAACGAAACCACAACTTATCTTCTTTTAATG
Coding sequences:
- a CDS encoding NYN domain-containing protein yields the protein MKNFNIAVLIDGDNIPSANVKEMMEEIAKYGNPTIKRIYGDWTRPGLTKWKNLLLENAITPIQQYGYTTGKNATDSAMIIDAMDILYSGKVNGFCLVSSDSDFTRLATRLKEAGMQVIGIGEKKTPNPFIVACDKFVYIEILKKQTEEKLESKESNESI